In the Hyalangium ruber genome, one interval contains:
- a CDS encoding HYR domain-containing protein, which translates to MGNGRKRLLAALVALAVSGGCSATGSEDERSGRNTGNLGDADCEVIPPFTPNFEPELAWEWTGSALAPEFKQVIMTPIVVEVNGDGIPDIVFSTFAGNELNDGVLRAISGDDGHDLWAVTNPSHSVKAGASIAAGDIDGDGLVEICGIPFNGRGIICYENDGTFKFRSAEDAYDYNEWGGPSLADLDGDGTVEILDGNRVYSNTGALKWVGSDGMGGAQYTGPVSFGADIDQDGTQELVNGRSIYKADGTLLCANTDIPHGTAAVGNFDGDTQGEIVVAGNGKVSLLDDNCALKWTATIPGGCADGCGGAPILADVDSDGLPEVAVSGDRAFSVFDTNGTLKWTSTIQDWSSGKASAAVFDFEDDGQVELVFADEVSLRIYNGATGQVRFETRHSSATTHENPVIADVDGDFAADLVVATNNTAYPPYNGIRVYHDRLEGWARTRRIWNQSAYSITNVNNDGSIPAHPVSHWLRPKLNSFHGNAANYLGEGDNPYAAVDLIAANVTASCGDGEFSGVLQLSAQVTNQGGVGVAAGVKVSFYRGNPASGGTLLGTATLAEAIPANGSVLASLTLGTVPAGSAEVFVVVDDNGSGTGRETECREDNNTASATVDLTCSPANVPPVALCQNVTVNADAQCQASASVDNGSHDPDQQPGPFSVSQSPNGPFGLGSHNVTLTANDGADSAQCVGTVTVVDTTKPAVSCPPARVINTCAAAGSPVHYETPSSDNCGEAPVSCSHPSGSTFPPGTTAVSCSATDGSGNASTCGFDVTVVGDTTPPTITCPVSLDARIRLGEIGLVLDFTASATDDCGTPQMRCIPPPGSLFLLGLTPVACTATDAAGNSASCHFGIRVSVDLSLP; encoded by the coding sequence ATGGGAAACGGTCGCAAGCGGCTGCTGGCGGCGCTGGTGGCGCTGGCGGTGAGCGGTGGGTGCAGCGCCACGGGCTCGGAGGACGAGCGCAGCGGGCGGAACACGGGGAACCTGGGGGATGCGGACTGCGAGGTCATCCCACCCTTCACCCCCAACTTCGAGCCGGAGCTGGCCTGGGAGTGGACCGGGAGCGCGCTGGCCCCCGAGTTCAAGCAGGTGATCATGACGCCCATCGTCGTGGAGGTGAACGGCGACGGCATCCCCGACATCGTCTTCAGCACCTTCGCCGGCAACGAGTTGAACGACGGCGTGCTGCGCGCCATCAGCGGCGATGACGGGCACGACTTGTGGGCGGTGACGAATCCCTCCCACAGCGTCAAGGCCGGCGCGAGCATCGCCGCGGGCGACATCGACGGTGACGGGCTGGTGGAGATCTGTGGCATCCCCTTCAACGGGCGCGGAATCATCTGTTACGAGAACGACGGCACCTTCAAGTTCCGCTCGGCCGAGGACGCCTACGACTACAACGAGTGGGGCGGCCCCTCGCTGGCGGACCTCGATGGTGATGGCACCGTGGAGATCCTCGACGGCAACCGCGTCTACAGCAACACGGGCGCGCTGAAGTGGGTGGGCTCCGACGGCATGGGCGGCGCCCAGTACACCGGCCCCGTCTCCTTCGGCGCCGACATCGACCAGGACGGCACGCAGGAACTCGTCAACGGTCGCTCCATCTACAAGGCGGACGGCACGCTGCTGTGCGCCAACACGGACATCCCCCATGGCACGGCCGCCGTGGGCAACTTCGACGGCGACACCCAGGGGGAGATCGTCGTGGCGGGCAACGGCAAGGTGAGCCTGCTGGATGACAACTGCGCCCTGAAGTGGACTGCCACCATCCCCGGCGGCTGCGCGGATGGCTGCGGCGGCGCGCCCATCCTCGCGGACGTGGACAGCGACGGTCTGCCCGAGGTCGCCGTGAGCGGCGACAGGGCGTTCAGCGTCTTCGATACCAACGGCACGCTCAAGTGGACGAGCACCATCCAGGACTGGAGCTCGGGCAAGGCCAGCGCCGCCGTCTTCGACTTCGAGGATGACGGCCAGGTCGAGCTGGTGTTCGCCGACGAGGTGTCGCTGCGCATCTACAACGGCGCCACCGGCCAGGTGCGCTTCGAGACGCGCCACAGCTCGGCCACCACGCACGAAAACCCGGTCATCGCCGATGTGGACGGCGATTTCGCCGCCGACCTCGTGGTGGCCACCAACAACACCGCCTATCCGCCCTACAACGGCATCCGCGTGTACCACGACCGGCTCGAGGGCTGGGCGCGCACCCGCCGCATCTGGAACCAGTCGGCCTACTCCATCACCAACGTCAACAACGACGGCTCCATCCCCGCCCACCCCGTGAGCCACTGGCTGCGGCCCAAGCTCAACAGCTTCCACGGCAACGCGGCCAACTACCTGGGCGAGGGCGACAACCCCTATGCCGCCGTCGATCTCATCGCCGCCAACGTGACGGCCTCGTGCGGTGACGGGGAGTTCAGCGGCGTGCTGCAGCTCAGCGCCCAGGTGACGAACCAGGGCGGCGTCGGCGTGGCCGCGGGCGTGAAGGTGTCCTTCTATCGTGGCAACCCGGCCTCGGGCGGCACCCTGCTCGGCACCGCCACCCTCGCCGAGGCGATCCCCGCCAACGGCAGCGTCCTGGCTTCGCTCACCCTGGGCACGGTCCCCGCCGGGTCGGCCGAGGTCTTCGTCGTGGTGGATGACAATGGCTCGGGCACCGGCCGCGAGACCGAGTGCCGCGAGGACAACAACACCGCCTCCGCCACGGTGGATCTCACCTGCTCACCGGCCAATGTGCCGCCGGTGGCGCTCTGCCAGAACGTCACGGTCAACGCCGATGCCCAGTGCCAGGCCAGCGCCAGCGTGGACAACGGCAGCCACGATCCCGACCAGCAGCCCGGGCCGTTCTCCGTCTCCCAGTCGCCCAACGGGCCCTTCGGCCTGGGCAGCCACAACGTCACGCTGACGGCCAACGACGGCGCCGATTCCGCGCAGTGCGTGGGCACCGTCACCGTGGTGGACACCACGAAGCCCGCCGTGAGCTGCCCTCCCGCACGCGTCATCAACACCTGCGCCGCGGCGGGGAGCCCGGTCCACTACGAGACGCCCTCCAGCGACAACTGCGGCGAGGCGCCCGTCTCCTGCTCGCACCCCTCGGGCTCCACGTTCCCGCCGGGCACCACGGCGGTCTCCTGCTCCGCCACGGATGGCTCCGGCAACGCGTCCACCTGCGGGTTCGACGTGACGGTGGTCGGCGACACCACGCCCCCCACCATCACCTGCCCCGTCTCCCTGGATGCCCGCATCCGCCTGGGAGAGATCGGCCTCGTCCTCGACTTCACGGCCAGCGCCACGGATGACTGCGGCACCCCGCAGATGCGGTGCATTCCTCCTCCGGGCTCGCTCT